In Chitinivorax sp. B, the sequence TTGCCGGACGGAGCAGTGGACTTGGTCATCAAGATTTCACCATATGAGGCAACGGCTTGGTTGTACGGTTGCACCACGCAGCCAGTGGACGTCGCACTATCTCGTGGTTGTCACTATCTCGGTGTACGGTTTCAGCCTGGCCAGAGCAGGCATTTTATTGATGTAACTGCAGCAGAGTTGACCAATCATGCTGTGCCGGCTGCTGGTTTGCTGCGAGTGTTGATGGATATGGATACTTGGGCATGCCGACCGTGTGATTGGTTTACCCAGTTGAATCAGTTCTTCAGTCAATACCTGTCGTTGTATGCGCCCAAGATGAGCCGTATCGATGACGTAATCCGCTTGATCCGGCAAAGACAAGGGATTGTTGGTCAAGCTGAGATGGCTGACATATTTACCAGAAGCCCCAGGCAACTGGAACGGGTGTTTCTTGAAACAGTGGGTATCTCAAGCAAGTTGTTTACATTGATTGCCCGCTTTCATCATGCCAGCAGGTTGATCAAACAATATCCCAATACACCGTTTGCTGGTCTTGCTGCGATGGCTGGTTATGCTGACCAGG encodes:
- a CDS encoding helix-turn-helix domain-containing protein: MTALPAPELRPWISHYWLSLHNLAEAYAVLPDGAVDLVIKISPYEATAWLYGCTTQPVDVALSRGCHYLGVRFQPGQSRHFIDVTAAELTNHAVPAAGLLRVLMDMDTWACRPCDWFTQLNQFFSQYLSLYAPKMSRIDDVIRLIRQRQGIVGQAEMADIFTRSPRQLERVFLETVGISSKLFTLIARFHHASRLIKQYPNTPFAGLAAMAGYADQAHMARDFRRLAGVTPTQFRQHVVIVQDLADATTDTDLVTHITH